CGGTCAGGTTTCTATGGCTCCTCCCGCTCCCGATCTCGCTGATGGCGGGGATGGGGCTTGACGGCCTCGGCGCGCGGAAGGGCAGGCGGGGGAGGGAGTGCTTCTTCTTCGCGGCCTTGTTCCTCTGCGCGGCCCTCCTATGGCTCGGGAGAGAGGCGGCCGTTCGCCCGTTCGCCCTCGTCCCCCTCTCCCTCTCGGGCCTGCGCCTCCTCGTGGTGGCGTCGCTCGCGGCGGCGACGATCGCCGTCGGGAGGGCCCTCGGTTTCGTCGGGAAGGGGCTGACGGCGGCGCTTCTCGCCGGGCTTTCGGTCACCGAGGCGTGCGGTTGCTTCTCCTACATCTCGTTCGTCGACTTCAAGGAGAAGTACGCGGTCCCGGCGACGGCCCGATTCCTGCGGGAACGCGCCGGCCTCGCGCGCTTCTTCTCCTACAACGGGGCGCGCCGCAACTACGCGACGGCGTTTCCCGACGACGATGCCGTTTCGATGCTGTACCCCGAGCTTTCCAACTACTTCGGTCTGTACGACATCCAGGCGCGCGGGCCGCTCAGGGTCGAGCGCTACGACGGCCTGATCAAGGCGATGAACAGGCGCCATGAGATGTTCAGGGAGCGCGGCTCCTACCAGGCCGAGGTGCGGAACTTCCTCTCCCCGGTCGTCGACCTTTTCGGGGTGCGCTTCATCGTGAGCAAGGGCGCGCTGCGTGTTCCGTGCGAGGTGATCTATCAGGACCCCCACGAGATCCACCTCCGTGCCGGTGAGTCCGCGACGCTGCCGGCGGGGCGCACCGTCTCCGCCGGCGCGATCGTGCTGGAGTCGTTCCTGGAAGGGGCCGCGGGCGCTGCCCAAGGGGAGGCGGTGGCCGAAATCGTTCTTCAAGCCGGGGGGAGGGAGGTGGCGGTCGTCCCGGTCAGGGCGGGCGTACACACGGCCGAGGTGTTCCGGGCGCTCTCCGCGGGCCGCAAGACTCCCGTCGCACACAGCCGACCCGCCGCGCAAGACAGATGGGTGGAAAGGGACTGGGACGGGAACGCCGTGGAGGGGGCGCGCTTCAGGGGCGTCTTGAATCTGCACGGGGCGCCGCGGTTCGACGCGGTCACGGTGAGGTATCTTTGCGCGGACGGGCTCCTCGCCGTGACGGGCGTGCTCTTCCTTCCGGGGGACCGCGGGGAGATCGAGGAACGAATCCGGCGCCGGTTCACCCCCGTCTTCAGGGACCCTGCGCACGGGATCATCATCTACGAGAACCGGGACGCGCTCCCCCGCGCCTTCCTCGCGGAATCCGCGATTGTCGCCGAGGGCCCGCAGCACGCCCTCGACCTGCTCCTCGGCGGCGCCGTCGACCTTTCCCGCATCGTCATCCTCGAAGAGGATCCGCCCCCCTCCGCGCTCGGGCGCACGGGGCCGGGATCGGGCGCGGGGGAGGTCGAGATCACGGACTATTCCCCCGCCCGGGTCGAGCTGAGTGTCCGCGCGCTGGGCGACCGGATTCTTTTCCTGAGCGATATTCATTACCCGGGGTGGGAGGCGACCGTCGACGGGAAGGCGGCAAAGCTCTACCGGGCGGATTACGCATTCAGGGCGGTCTTCGTCCCTGCCGGCGAGCATCGCGTGGTGATCCGGTTCAGGCCCAGATCGGTCGCCGTCGGGGCGGGGATCAGCATCTCCCTCGGGTTTCTCCTCTCCGCCGGCGTCGTCGCGGGGTTCCGGAGAGGAGCAGGAAGGCGGCGCTCCCCCGGTCAGCGCCTCCCCGGCTCGACGACCATCAAACCGTCATCCTTGATGTAGAGCCCGGCGACCTTTCCCTGCCTGTCGCGCCAGAACCGGGCCTGCCTCGTGTCGCCGATCCTCTCGTAGAGAACGGTGAGATTGTGGCAGGGGGTATGGTAGCCATCGTGAAGCTCGATCGCCCGGAGCAGCGATGCCTCGGCGAGCGGCGCATACTTCGACCCCATTTTCATGTAGATCGCGCCGAGATTATTTATCGGCGTGGGGCTTGAGGGCAGGAGGGCAGCGGCCTTCCGCGTGGGCTCCAAAGCCTCCCGGAGCTTCCCCCTGTAGAAGAGCGTTTCGCCCAGGCACAACTGCGCCTTGTATGAGGACGGATCGATCTCCACCGCCCATCGCAGGCACGTCTCGGCGGTGTCCAGATGGCCCATCAGGTCGTACGCGCGTCCGGCATCGGTGATCAAGGAGGCGAAACCGGCCGCCTCGTCGCGCGCCCCGGCATTCCGGAGGATGATGCCCATGGCGTAATGGAATCCCAGCTCGTGCGGTATTCCACCCGGGAAGAGGACGCGCGCGGGTTCCTGGAGCCGGCCCCCGTAGTAGCCGTAGTAGGTGAAGCCGTTGATGTCGGGGTAGACCTCTTGGTAGGGTCTCAGGATGGGGAGGAAGACCCTGATCTGCGCGCCGCCGTCGTGCGTGAGCAGCAGCGTCACCGGGGAATTTTGGGAGTCCGGGCCGAGATATCTGATCCGCATGAGCGCGGGATGGTCCGGGGGGAACGCCTTCCCCGGTGCGAAATGCTCCTTCCCCGCCTGCACGGTCAGGGCGCCGAGCAGGATCTCCTCGGGCTTCTGCATATGCCTCTGCACGAACTCCCACGTGTGCCTTCCCTCAAGCCCGTCCTTCCCTTCGACAATGCAGGCATCTTCGATCCGCCGCACCGAGCCTCTGTGTTCATGCCAGGCGAGTTGCAGGATGCGCGGGATCTCCGGGGCGGGTTTGCGAGTCAGGATCTCCTTCATCCCAACGACCGCCTCCTCGTGGAGGCCCCGCCTGGAGAGGGCGAGGCAGAGCTCTGTGCGCAGTGTGTCGTCCGCCGGGTCGAGGGCGAGCGCCCGCCGGTAGAGGGGGATCGCCGCGTCCAGGTTTCCTTTCCCTGCGGCGGCGGCCGCCCAGGCGACGAGCACGTCGCGCGAACGCTCGCGGCCTTCGTCGCCGAGGGCCTCGAATGCTGCCAGCGCCTTCTCATGTTCCCCGGCGGAGAGATATAGCTCCCCGAGGAGGCGGCTCCACTCCGGGTTGTTTGGATCGCGCACCCGCAGCGCCTCGTAGCGGGGGATCGCGTCGCCGGGGGGGCCATGCTTCCCGAGGAGACGGGCGAGACGCAGATCGAGGCCGTCGATGCGGGGATCCAGCTCCTCGGC
This portion of the Chlamydiota bacterium genome encodes:
- a CDS encoding tetratricopeptide repeat protein; translated protein: MNLRLWTISLVALLFLVCAFIFGRARRATHVSYNVQGRLLIEEGKYREAAAALENAVKLDPSYADAHHHLGIAYGKLGRLDDAERSLRDAILRGGDVAEVRFNLGTVLEARGEYKAAIEAYEQAEGLKTDYRRARKARARVHCAMGKEALYAGRLDEGERMLRAALDIDQDSVEAHYALAKLRMREGKLGEAIDRFTLITNLAPGIEMKPVLVQAYRNVAEMQERLQRHREAADAYRRSLALAPDDARARHALGAALIRLGEYREGAEEIRKARRADPAIPADEPLARELAEQATELTAEGAFAEAHERLEAAAAVDPATDLSAETAGLLYAEGVAHEERGETGRAIECYRKAEELDPRIDGLDLRLARLLGKHGPPGDAIPRYEALRVRDPNNPEWSRLLGELYLSAGEHEKALAAFEALGDEGRERSRDVLVAWAAAAAGKGNLDAAIPLYRRALALDPADDTLRTELCLALSRRGLHEEAVVGMKEILTRKPAPEIPRILQLAWHEHRGSVRRIEDACIVEGKDGLEGRHTWEFVQRHMQKPEEILLGALTVQAGKEHFAPGKAFPPDHPALMRIRYLGPDSQNSPVTLLLTHDGGAQIRVFLPILRPYQEVYPDINGFTYYGYYGGRLQEPARVLFPGGIPHELGFHYAMGIILRNAGARDEAAGFASLITDAGRAYDLMGHLDTAETCLRWAVEIDPSSYKAQLCLGETLFYRGKLREALEPTRKAAALLPSSPTPINNLGAIYMKMGSKYAPLAEASLLRAIELHDGYHTPCHNLTVLYERIGDTRQARFWRDRQGKVAGLYIKDDGLMVVEPGRR
- a CDS encoding YfhO family protein, with translation MHRSEGSRDTLPVSLLIAAVLLFWARLLFLGQIPVIRDPGHLYEDYLSYIPALQFIREALFRGEFPLWSPCSQAGMVLFADPQYTVAYPVTLLLSLLPAPFNFASIVIGHLLLGAVSLYGLCRTLRLSRAGATVASFIYAFSFPAIFGFLLINAVWPWHWLPLILLFVARYAEEGGRRWLLPLSLVWGLQMFTYIQSTYVMMFLAAPFALCLLRPRRGNGGVAACAVRILGLAAALVLGTLAASALLLPLRELSGQVSYKPFTFEEAAIFPLPKEIALESLLSGRPWDSFFAANWSSTFYMGAGGIALALYSLVAVPRRRLALLLAAVCALALLLALGDRTPLFYLFHRWMPGATRFHAPVRFLWLLPLPISLMAGMGLDGLGARKGRRGRECFFFAALFLCAALLWLGREAAVRPFALVPLSLSGLRLLVVASLAAATIAVGRALGFVGKGLTAALLAGLSVTEACGCFSYISFVDFKEKYAVPATARFLRERAGLARFFSYNGARRNYATAFPDDDAVSMLYPELSNYFGLYDIQARGPLRVERYDGLIKAMNRRHEMFRERGSYQAEVRNFLSPVVDLFGVRFIVSKGALRVPCEVIYQDPHEIHLRAGESATLPAGRTVSAGAIVLESFLEGAAGAAQGEAVAEIVLQAGGREVAVVPVRAGVHTAEVFRALSAGRKTPVAHSRPAAQDRWVERDWDGNAVEGARFRGVLNLHGAPRFDAVTVRYLCADGLLAVTGVLFLPGDRGEIEERIRRRFTPVFRDPAHGIIIYENRDALPRAFLAESAIVAEGPQHALDLLLGGAVDLSRIVILEEDPPPSALGRTGPGSGAGEVEITDYSPARVELSVRALGDRILFLSDIHYPGWEATVDGKAAKLYRADYAFRAVFVPAGEHRVVIRFRPRSVAVGAGISISLGFLLSAGVVAGFRRGAGRRRSPGQRLPGSTTIKPSSLM